One genomic segment of Nocardia spumae includes these proteins:
- a CDS encoding alpha/beta hydrolase: MTSTKHLFAVLTTIVLGGVLSMTAATPADAGPAANVVGEQPLGPAAVQMDVYSPSMDRVITNRVIRAAGGGPAPTLYLLTGIGGGVDNISWWDDTDVRAFFADKHVNVVMPVGGAYSMYTDWAGDDPAMGRNRWQTYLTQELPGVIDAQLGTTGRNAIAGVSMSAASAVDLAIQAPQRYDAVASYSGCPWSNDPTGIAMVSAQVIRGGGNPGNMWGLPGGGAWPAHDAFARAGVLAGKGIYLSAASGIPGGIDRGLPFPPVEALASLCTGAFAGRLGQLGIGATYVDRPEGSHTWGLFEADLHDSWPVLAGAIGA; this comes from the coding sequence GTGACGTCTACGAAGCATCTTTTCGCGGTACTGACCACGATCGTCCTCGGCGGTGTCCTCTCGATGACGGCGGCCACCCCCGCCGACGCGGGACCGGCGGCGAATGTCGTGGGGGAGCAGCCCCTGGGCCCGGCGGCGGTCCAGATGGATGTGTATTCGCCCTCGATGGATCGGGTGATCACCAATCGAGTGATCCGCGCCGCGGGTGGCGGCCCGGCGCCCACGCTGTATCTGCTCACCGGAATCGGCGGCGGCGTGGACAACATCTCGTGGTGGGACGACACCGATGTGCGCGCCTTCTTCGCCGATAAGCACGTCAATGTCGTGATGCCGGTCGGTGGCGCCTACAGCATGTACACCGATTGGGCCGGCGACGATCCGGCCATGGGTCGCAATCGCTGGCAGACCTACCTCACCCAGGAATTGCCCGGTGTGATCGACGCCCAGCTGGGCACGACCGGGCGCAACGCCATCGCGGGGGTATCGATGAGCGCCGCCTCGGCGGTGGATCTCGCCATCCAGGCTCCGCAGCGCTACGACGCGGTCGCCTCCTACAGCGGATGCCCGTGGTCCAACGACCCCACCGGTATCGCGATGGTGAGCGCGCAGGTGATTCGCGGCGGCGGGAATCCGGGCAACATGTGGGGCCTGCCCGGTGGCGGCGCCTGGCCGGCGCACGACGCGTTCGCGCGAGCCGGGGTGCTCGCGGGTAAGGGCATCTACCTGTCCGCGGCCTCGGGTATCCCGGGCGGGATCGATCGCGGATTGCCGTTCCCGCCGGTCGAGGCGCTGGCGAGCCTGTGCACGGGCGCCTTCGCCGGGCGGCTCGGACAGCTCGGCATCGGTGCGACCTACGTCGATCGGCCCGAAGGCTCGCACACCTGGGGACTGTTCGAGGCGGATCTGCACGATTCGTGGCCGGTGCTGGCCGGCGCTATCGGGGCCTGA
- a CDS encoding DUF3558 family protein, which translates to MTTMVAGLRVAAVVCGAALVLAGCSSAPASTSATSGGTSAHPAGATTAMAASAAAFPTTVRGDGESAGPPTTQLTADPPAPGITSVTTSPAPANPVTTSPAAAAGDVAAETTWDPCSLPDADIAAAGLNTITLARISDPTNPAHRMCQWYAADGSFELVIGSSERTIDDLLAPGTYKDLRRTEFRGRQVVIYRSVQDTHNLGCMIGTPATFGSIGFTVRNTRVQTDVGDSCADANRLGARLFGSLP; encoded by the coding sequence ATGACCACGATGGTTGCCGGGCTGCGCGTCGCGGCCGTGGTGTGCGGCGCGGCACTGGTGCTCGCCGGCTGTAGCTCAGCTCCCGCGAGTACATCGGCCACTTCCGGAGGTACTTCGGCCCATCCGGCCGGTGCCACCACCGCGATGGCAGCCAGCGCCGCGGCGTTCCCGACGACGGTCCGTGGCGATGGTGAATCGGCCGGTCCCCCGACCACGCAGCTGACAGCGGACCCGCCCGCCCCTGGAATCACCTCGGTCACGACATCGCCTGCCCCGGCAAACCCGGTCACCACGTCCCCGGCCGCCGCTGCCGGCGACGTCGCGGCCGAGACGACTTGGGACCCATGCTCACTCCCCGATGCGGATATCGCCGCGGCCGGATTGAACACCATTACTCTGGCACGGATATCCGACCCCACGAATCCGGCCCATCGGATGTGCCAGTGGTATGCCGCCGATGGGTCTTTCGAGCTGGTGATCGGCTCATCCGAGCGCACGATCGACGATCTGCTCGCACCCGGGACCTACAAGGATCTGCGGCGGACCGAATTCCGCGGCAGGCAGGTCGTAATCTACCGATCGGTCCAGGACACCCACAATCTGGGCTGCATGATCGGCACACCGGCCACATTCGGAAGCATCGGATTCACCGTGCGCAACACCCGGGTCCAGACCGATGTGGGTGATTCCTGCGCCGATGCGAATCGGCTCGGGGCACGTCTGTTCGGATCACTGCCCTGA
- a CDS encoding response regulator transcription factor, producing MRIVIAEDSALLREGLLRLLTDEGHDVTAVGTAVELVHETDRATPDLVIADVRMPPTHSTEGIDAARALKARYPDLGVLVLSQYVEQHNAIELLTSGVGGVGYLLKDRVANVDAFLADIERIALGGTAFDPDVVRQLFAQQRRADPLAALSPRESDVLQLLAQGLTNTGIAARLSLSTSAVEKHINSLFAKLHLAKDPAHSQRVRAILIYLEQRTTTGFPGE from the coding sequence GTGCGCATCGTGATCGCCGAGGATTCGGCACTTTTGCGCGAGGGTCTGCTGCGCTTGCTCACCGACGAAGGCCACGACGTTACCGCGGTCGGCACGGCAGTCGAACTCGTTCACGAAACCGACCGCGCCACACCCGATCTCGTCATCGCCGACGTCCGCATGCCGCCGACGCATTCCACCGAGGGAATCGACGCGGCACGAGCGCTGAAAGCGCGGTACCCGGACCTCGGCGTACTCGTACTGTCGCAATACGTCGAACAACACAACGCGATCGAACTGCTCACCTCCGGTGTCGGCGGAGTCGGGTATCTCCTCAAGGACCGCGTCGCCAACGTCGACGCATTCCTCGCCGATATCGAACGAATCGCCCTCGGCGGTACAGCATTCGACCCCGATGTCGTCCGGCAACTATTCGCGCAACAACGCCGCGCCGACCCGCTGGCGGCCCTGTCCCCCCGCGAATCGGACGTACTCCAACTCTTGGCCCAAGGCCTCACCAACACCGGTATCGCCGCCCGGCTGTCCCTGTCCACCAGTGCGGTCGAGAAACACATCAACTCCCTCTTCGCCAAGCTGCACCTCGCCAAAGACCCCGCCCACAGCCAACGTGTCCGGGCGATCCTGATCTACTTGGAACAACGAACCACCACCGGTTTCCCAGGGGAATAA
- a CDS encoding sensor histidine kinase, with product MIVIGDLSLPRRACYPVVGAVLGTCTALCGLAALARGDVLGLRRHARRERHRLVRWFHATAVAELPDRDPAGYVLLRALHAVAGGVVLIAAGAAALGYFGWALELTLVHRIPLMTSAVSLAVGAVGIYLCRQFALALGHGDAVTAMRYLGDDGTQSRLRELERTRAGVIGAVDDERRRIERTLHDGVQQRTVTLALQLGRVRRVLQRQNATDLAGELDHAVDEATRLIADLREVAWRIYPSVLDERGLEAALRDLPAHTTMRLWLDLHIDREPPTPIAAAAYFVVAEAVTNATKHSGAEEISVSVTQLPDRVVTVVRDEGIGGADPEGGGLTGLRRRVAALDGVFEVHSPAGGPTTVTAELPCAS from the coding sequence GTGATCGTGATCGGTGACCTCTCGCTGCCGCGCCGAGCATGCTATCCCGTGGTCGGCGCGGTCCTCGGGACCTGCACGGCGCTGTGCGGCCTCGCGGCGCTCGCGCGCGGGGATGTCCTCGGCCTGCGCCGTCACGCCCGTCGGGAAAGGCATCGACTCGTGCGCTGGTTCCACGCCACCGCCGTGGCCGAGCTACCCGACCGCGACCCCGCCGGTTACGTGCTACTGCGCGCGCTGCACGCTGTCGCGGGCGGTGTCGTGCTGATCGCGGCAGGCGCCGCTGCGCTGGGATATTTCGGGTGGGCGCTGGAACTCACACTGGTGCACCGCATTCCACTGATGACCAGTGCGGTTTCACTGGCCGTGGGAGCCGTCGGCATATACCTGTGCCGCCAGTTCGCCCTCGCGCTCGGCCATGGTGACGCGGTCACGGCGATGCGGTATCTGGGCGACGATGGCACTCAAAGCCGGTTGCGGGAACTCGAACGCACGCGGGCTGGTGTCATAGGCGCCGTCGACGACGAGCGCCGCCGCATCGAACGCACCCTCCACGACGGGGTGCAGCAGCGAACCGTCACGCTCGCACTGCAGCTGGGCCGCGTGCGCCGAGTCCTGCAGCGGCAGAACGCAACCGATCTGGCCGGCGAACTCGACCACGCAGTCGACGAGGCGACCCGGTTGATCGCCGACCTGCGCGAAGTGGCGTGGCGGATCTACCCCTCGGTCCTCGACGAGCGCGGTCTCGAGGCGGCACTGCGGGACTTGCCCGCGCACACCACCATGCGACTGTGGCTGGACCTGCATATCGATCGCGAACCGCCGACCCCGATCGCGGCGGCGGCGTATTTCGTGGTCGCCGAGGCAGTCACCAACGCCACGAAACACTCAGGCGCGGAGGAGATCTCGGTGTCGGTCACCCAGCTGCCGGACCGGGTTGTGACCGTAGTCCGAGACGAAGGTATCGGCGGGGCCGACCCCGAGGGCGGCGGCCTGACCGGGCTGCGGCGCCGGGTGGCCGCACTCGACGGCGTATTCGAAGTGCACAGCCCCGCCGGCGGCCCCACGACTGTTACGGCGGAGCTACCGTGCGCATCGTGA
- a CDS encoding DedA family protein, whose product MNNVTAVYAAESGGVAGWATTIMHALGGPGAAVANAVDSVFPAIPSEVILPLAGFAAARGEMSLAGALVWTTIGSVTGAMVLYLLGLLVGRERLYAVVARLPLIRTEDLERSEQWFARHGRKAVLIGRMVPVVRCLVSLPAGVERMPVGWFIALTAAGSAIWNTLFVLAGYHLGENWELIRDYAARYQLAIGVAAGVAVIFWLVRRVRAGSSLGS is encoded by the coding sequence ATGAACAATGTGACAGCCGTTTACGCCGCCGAGTCCGGCGGTGTCGCGGGGTGGGCTACGACGATCATGCACGCTCTCGGAGGACCGGGCGCGGCGGTGGCCAATGCCGTCGACAGCGTGTTTCCGGCTATTCCAAGCGAAGTCATTCTTCCGCTGGCCGGTTTCGCGGCCGCGCGTGGCGAAATGTCGTTGGCCGGCGCGCTGGTGTGGACCACCATCGGTTCGGTGACCGGTGCGATGGTGCTGTATCTGCTCGGCCTGCTGGTCGGAAGGGAGCGCCTGTACGCCGTCGTGGCGCGGCTACCGCTCATACGGACCGAAGACCTCGAGCGCAGCGAACAATGGTTCGCCCGGCACGGCCGCAAGGCGGTGCTGATCGGCCGGATGGTGCCGGTGGTGCGGTGTTTGGTCTCGCTGCCCGCTGGTGTCGAGCGGATGCCGGTCGGCTGGTTCATCGCGCTCACTGCCGCGGGCAGCGCGATCTGGAACACCTTGTTCGTGCTGGCCGGGTATCACCTGGGCGAAAATTGGGAACTGATCCGCGACTATGCGGCGCGGTACCAACTGGCCATCGGAGTCGCAGCGGGTGTGGCAGTGATCTTCTGGTTGGTTCGCCGTGTACGCGCTGGGTCTAGCCTGGGTTCGTGA